AGGTGTTTGATATAAGTCCTGCTTTCAACCAAACTGTGAAGAGTGCAAAGTACGATCATAGCCTTGGACTTTGGAAAGTGATGACTATTGGTTTGAAGGAAGAGACTGAGTATGTTTGCCGGTGGTTGGTGGTGGCTACCGGAGAGAATGCAGAGGAAGTGTTACCGGAAATTGAAGGGATCCATGATTTTAAAGGTTCCAAAGTACACACCAGTCAATATAAAAACGGCCAAAACTTTGATAGCAAGAAAGTGCTGGTGGTGGGTTGTGGCAATTCAGGGATGGAAGTCTGTTTGGACCTCTGCAACCATAATGCTCGCCCATCACTTGTTGTCAGAGACACAGTAAGTATTTACACCGACTTTTAGCTTGTGCTCTCTTTTATGATTCCATATCGGTCATATGGCAGGTTGATTTTATTATAGGTTTATGTGATCTTAATTTTCCTTGTTGATTTATGAGATTGatttctttcaaattttattattcTAAAAACCCTAGATAGGTTTGAAAGAGATGAACATATTACAGTTGGGAATTTTCGACTTTTCTTCAAGAACCCTAAAAATATAAGTAAAACTCAAGCGGGAAATTTTGACTTTCCATAAATTCCTAAACATATCCAACTGAAAAGACAGTAAGGTTTCATTCCGAATCTTGAGGAATCTTGAGGATTGTAACCACTTGATTTCTAAGTCAGTAGTAAGCGGCAGCACTGGATGTAGAGTtccaagataaaaataaaaaaaattgttctatACGCTTTCTTGGGATTCGTCCGCATGCGCAATTAGAGTTTCGATATCATATGCACTGAAACTCtgaatgccatttttttttttcaaaagcttcCTTCTTCGCTGCAGAGAAGAAGCATAAGTAGCAGTAATGGAGGGAGAGGCTTGGGGGCTCACTGGTTTcagcccctctctctctctctctctatctctctcgtATTGTCCCATGATAACCCATTATCTTTATTGGTCAATGGGTgatgaaattattattattattattattattattattattattattattattttctcttttttgtttcttcttctaagGATCTCTTTTTGGGGATTGCAGGTGCACGTCTTGCCAAGAGAGATGCTAGGGAGATCAACTTTCGGGCTGTCCATGTGGTTGCTCAAGTGGTTTCCCATGCGCCTTGTGGATCGATTCTTACTCCTCGTCTCTCGCCTTATGCTGGGGGATACTTCACGACTAGGTCTATGCCGCCCACCTCTTGGCCCTCTAGAGCTCAAGAGCATGTCTGGCAAGACTCCCGTCTTGGATGCAGGCACTCTCGCCAAGATCCAATCCGGCCAAATAAAGGTTTGTTTGAGTCTCTTCTCAACATCTAATTCTAGATACTCATAGGTACTAAATACCTATAAGTCTCTACATCGGGTTATTCACATAATCACATCTGATAAAGAATTATTATGTGTGGAACCAATAACTTGGACTAAAGAGTAAACTAAATGTCACTATGTGTCAATGAATGGGTGCAGGTTTGTAGGGGCATAAAGAGACTAACAGATCATGCAGTGGAGTTTGTTGATGGAAAGGTTGAGAATTTCGACGCCATTATCTTTGCAACTGGTTACAAAAGCAACGTACCTTCTTGGTTAAAGGTATACCTACCCACctcactctttctctcttgGATTAGATTCTTATGGCTTTAAAAAAACAGGGGGGTAATCAAGTGATGGGTTGATTGAATTCTGAAAATTTGAGTAAAACTTGGTGTGGACACAGGAGAGAGATTTGTTTTCAGAGGAAGATGGGTATCCTAGGAAGCCATTCCCAAATGGGTGGAAAGGGGAGTGTGGGCTTTATGCAGTGGGGTTCACAAAGCGTGGGTTGCTAGGTGCTTCTATGGATGCCAGGAGGATAGCCCAAGATATAGAGCGCTGCTGGAAAGCTGAGTCCAAACATCTCACTGCCGTGGCTTCTCCTCGtcgaccaccaccaccgccaccaccgaCTCCACTACTGTCATGATTTGATGAGtactccttttctttctctcttttttcagaGCTGATCTGAtcctttctctcccttttaAGGGAAGGGGTATCAATCTCAGACTCTCAAATGGTGGTGCCAGCCAGCCCTTCCAATTTTCAAAagatggaaaggaaaggaaCGAAGAAAGGTGGTGGTACCACAGAAGCAGCTCCTCCCTTtggggaaaaaagagagagcaaaTTGGTTCATATAAAGCTCATCAAGGATTGCTTGGATCCTTGCTATGATTCTCATCAACAATGCTCTCAACTACCCCAGGCTGCCAAAGGGTGAAAAAAGTAAGCATGGATCATCTCTCCACGTGGTGACCTCCCTACAtcaatttggaaaaaatttcgCTACTGCCCGAGTTGGAGCCAAGGAAATGGAATCCTACGGGCAAGTTTGAAAATATCCACCCAGGGTGAATTTTTCCACTCCTATccctgagattccattcccttgacTCGTACCGGGGTTGTAGCCAAGTGACTCAACCAAGCAGCAGCCAAGTTTGGTTTGATGAGATTCATCATGGATGGGGTGTAAGGCTATAAGTTTGGTGCATTAAATGCTTTGACTCATGATCTGAATAGCACGGTACAATCCGTTTGAAGAGGGTAACTCTTCTCCCCAAATGAGGAGCTGATCCGGACTTGAAAAAGCCTTAGCAAAGGAGGATTTGAGAAAATGGAAGCAGCTGATTTGTTGTTGTAACCTATTGGTGGGGGCTTCTTAATATAATAAATTGTACATCTTGTATATTGTCAATATTTCTCTCATTAGGGTCCATTTTTCTTTGGGTATTAGATTCTTGAACTACATTATTAGATATTAGTAGAgtgtttttttgggtggggggagggggagggggaggggggagggaatggGGTTGAGTTTATTTTTGCCTAGGATGAGAGTAAAGAAAATTGATTGCTTTGTTTTGGTCTTATTACAGTGTTTCTTAACCTTTTATTATTGATTCTCCATTGAATAGATTAACCATCCTAcctcttttctcctctcttttttctcttacaAAAAACTTGAGTGGCTGTGTGATACTCGAGAGATTGTACCATGAAAGCTTAATTTGCGGTGGTGAAATTTAAGGAATATGGGATATTTTAATTGTGGACACAATGCTTCCATGAATGGAAAGGCACTTCCCACAATGAATTAAGCTGCTATA
This genomic stretch from Macadamia integrifolia cultivar HAES 741 chromosome 2, SCU_Mint_v3, whole genome shotgun sequence harbors:
- the LOC122060542 gene encoding indole-3-pyruvate monooxygenase YUCCA6-like, with the translated sequence MDSWREIGGKMVHDQLENKMDRGSAPRRVWVPGPVIVGAGPSGLATAACLKEGGVPSLILERANCIASLWQLKTYDRLRLHLPKQFCELPLMPFPAGFPTYPTKQQFMEYLESYAKVFDISPAFNQTVKSAKYDHSLGLWKVMTIGLKEETEYVCRWLVVATGENAEEVLPEIEGIHDFKGSKVHTSQYKNGQNFDSKKVLVVGCGNSGMEVCLDLCNHNARPSLVVRDTVHVLPREMLGRSTFGLSMWLLKWFPMRLVDRFLLLVSRLMLGDTSRLGLCRPPLGPLELKSMSGKTPVLDAGTLAKIQSGQIKVCRGIKRLTDHAVEFVDGKVENFDAIIFATGYKSNVPSWLKERDLFSEEDGYPRKPFPNGWKGECGLYAVGFTKRGLLGASMDARRIAQDIERCWKAESKHLTAVASPRRPPPPPPPTPLLS